A genomic segment from Drosophila miranda strain MSH22 chromosome 3, D.miranda_PacBio2.1, whole genome shotgun sequence encodes:
- the LOC108158068 gene encoding trypsin-1, translating into MKIHLVKMCRLLLLLAALPVTVLSRQYAPRLIGGTTVEIQDAPWQASIVIKNEPLCSGAIIMENLILTSGWCVHRVPASKLKVRVGTSSRSTGGSLIAVCKVHIHPHYFLDRYDNDLALLYLCENVTLTDNRVQVVPLASETPSDNAEGIVSGWGHTSSSSLCILWSKMISILARVRLFWIDFLTPRSQQLQQANVKILNWQQCAADRSIFGHFNPIQGLSERTLCTIGVGGTGTGTGTGTGACYFDEGAPLVVNGILVGILGTVGCAGKPDVYANLAQHKSWLKENTK; encoded by the coding sequence ATGAAAATTCATTTGGTGAAAATGTGCCGTTTACTACTCCTTTTGGCAGCCCTGCCCGTGACGGTACTTAGTCGGCAGTACGCTCCTCGCCTGATTGGTGGCACCACCGTGGAGATTCAGGATGCTCCTTGGCAAGCATCGATCGTGATCAAAAATGAACCCCTATGCAGCGGAGCCATCATCATGGAGAACCTCATTCTGACCAGCGGCTGGTGTGTCCACAGGGTCCCCGCCTCAAAGCTGAAAGTGCGCGTAGGCACTAGCTCCCGGAGCACTGGAGGATCCCTGATCGCCGTCTGTAAGGTCCACATCCACCCGCACTACTTCCTGGACCGCTACGACAACGACCTGGCTCTGCTGTACCTCTGTGAGAATGTGACCCTAACCGATAATAGGGTTCAGGTGGTACCACTGGCCTCGGAAACTCCCAGTGACAATGCGGAGGGCATCGTCTCCGGCTGGGGCCACACCTCGTCGAGCAGCTTGTGCATCTTGTGGAGCAAAATGATCTCGATTCTTGCTCGGGTAAGATTGTTCTGGATAGATTTCCTTACACCCAGATCGCAGCAGTTGCAGCAGGCCAACGTGAAAATCCTCAACTGGCAGCAGTGTGCAGCGGATCGATCGATCTTTGGACATTTCAACCCCATCCAAGGCCTCTCCGAGCGGACCCTCTGCACCATTGGGGTTGggggcactggcactggcactggcactggcacggGCGCCTGCTACTTCGACGAGGGCGCTCCTCTGGTAGTAAATGGCATCCTGGTCGGCATTCTGGGGACGGTAGGCTGTGCCGGGAAGCCCGATGTCTATGCTAATCTGGCGCAGCACAAGAGTTGGCTAAAGGAGAACACCAAATAG